From a single Pyxicephalus adspersus chromosome 11, UCB_Pads_2.0, whole genome shotgun sequence genomic region:
- the TMEM82 gene encoding transmembrane protein 82: MCRHVGEMYRLHSSERYCGVCLTLLACWHDMPPFLCRALKVAFLVSDMAAVAVINRDFLTTSEAVRFWTPLTICYTLLVIYMQEEQHQHPTEQMAFQTVFVRMGGLLILMMTVGRWADILHIFLSLIGEIWCLMYAGRMLEICREEDYGIEATNSKGAPGPRNLKRPLKTEAHLEGTD; this comes from the exons ATGTGCCGCCATGTTGGTGAGATGTATCGGCTGCACAGCAGTGAGCGGTATTGTGGGGTTTGCCTGACCCTCCTGGCATGTTGGCACGATATGCCGCCATTCCTATGCCGGGCCCTGAAGGTGGCATTCCTGGTGTCCGATATGGCGGCCGTCGCCGTGATCAACCGGGATTTCCTGACAACTTCAGAGGCCGTCCGGTTCTGGACCCCCCTGACCATCTGCTACACCCTGCTGGTCATCTACATGCAAG AGGAGCAGCACCAGCACCCCACAGAACAGATGGCCTTCCAGACGGTATTTGTGCGGATGGGGGGTCTCCTGATCCTGATGATGACGGTGGGGCGATGGGCCGACATTCTACACATATTCTTATCTCTGATTGGAGAGATCTGGTGCCTGATGTACGCTGGGCGCATGCTGGAGATTTGCAGAGAGGAG GATTATGGGATCGAAGCAACAAATTCTAAAGGGGCCCCGGGTCCCAGAAACCTCAAACGCCCCCTAAAGACAGAAGCCCACCTGGAGGGGACAGACTGA
- the SLC25A34 gene encoding solute carrier family 25 member 34: MKPYRNMTTPPAPATISISPPVDFVLGASACCMACVFTNPLEVVKTRLQLQGELRSRGSYTRHYRGVVQAMVAVCQADGLRGLQKGLTAGLLYQGMMNGVRFYLYSHAEDIGLTQQPGGNVAAGAIAGALGAFVGSPAYLVKTHLQAQSLAAIAVGHQHNHQSVSSAFESIYKQQGILGLWRGVNGAVPRVMVGSAVQLATFANAKDWVKRQKWFPDDSWLVPLAAGMMSSVGVAVAMMPFDVVSTRLYNQPVDNGGRGHLYRGFLDCFVKIARTEGILALYKGIVPAYVRLGPHTILSLLFWEELRKLTYYYQHH, encoded by the exons ATGAAACCGTACAGAAATATGACCACCCCCCCGGCCCCAGCGACCATCTCCATCTCCCCGCCGGTGGATTTCGTGTTGGGGGCCTCGGCGTGCTGCATGGCGTGCGTGTTTACCAATCCTCTGGAAGTGGTGAAAACTCGACTGCAACTGCAAGGAGAACTGAGGTCCCGGGGGTCGTATACCCGGCATTACCGGGGGGTGGTGCAGGCCATGGTGGCCGTGTGTCAGGCGGACGGACTGCGGGGGTTACAGAAGGGACTGACGGCCGGACTGCTGTACCAGGGAATGATGAACGGGGTCCGATTCTACCTGTACTCCCACGCCGAGGACATTGGACTGACCCAGCAACCGGGGGGTAACGTGGCAGCTGGGGCAATCGCTGGCGCGCTGGGGGCATTTGTGGGGAGCCCGGCATATCTG GTGAAGACTCATCTCCAGGCGCAGTCGCTGGCGGCCATCGCTGTTGGACATCAGCACAATCATCAG AGCGTCTCTTCAGCCTTTGAGTCCATCTACAAGCAGCAGGGCATTCTGGGTCTGTGGCGCGGGGTGAATGGTGCGGTTCCTCGGGTCATGGTTGGCTCGGCTGTACAGTTGGCCACGTTTGCCAATGCCAAGGATTGGGTGAAGCGGCAGAAG tgGTTCCCTGATGACAGCTGGTTGGTGCCGCTGGCAGCTGGCATGATGAGCAGCGTTGGAGTTGCCGTGGCGATGATGCCCTTCGATGTGGTCAGCACTCGTTTGTATAACCAGCCGGTGGACAATGGTGGACGG GGCCATCTGTACCGCGGGTTCCTGGATTGCTTTGTGAAGATTGCACGCACAGAAGGGATCCTGGCTCTCTACAAGGGGATCGTTCCGGCCTACGTCCGCCTCGGGCCCCACACCATTCTCAGCCTGCTCTTCTGGGAGGAGCTACGAAAACTGACCTATTACTACCAGCACCACTGA